The proteins below come from a single Chryseobacterium bernardetii genomic window:
- the lon gene encoding endopeptidase La, whose translation MTEFEDISLEEMISDGFDIVTEEINLSDFGETEKNSEQKIFPILPVRNMVMFPNVVIPITAGRKTSIQLLEEAQKNGDFIGIVSQKNSDLEQPTEKDIYTTGTLAKIIKIIKLPEGNITAITKGFHRFKIKKIVENQPYFRAEITKLKDSKPKNQEEYDALLENIKDLALKIIELDPNIPNAANFAIKNINNNDDLLNFICTNASFPSVEKQKLLEEKSTMERANKCYEMMHEDFRKLELRNQIHQKTSKDLDKQQREYFLNQQIRTIQEELGGGPESDVADLIAKAKTKKWSQEVEDHFQKEIGRLQRQNPNSPDYNVQRNYLDFFTDLPWETYTKDTFDIAKAEKVLDKAHFGLEDIKKRILEHMAVLKLKNNMKSPILLLVGPPGVGKTSLGKSIADALGRKYVRLSLGGLHDESEIRGHRKTYIGAMAGRILQSIKKSGTSNPVIVLDEIDKIGQGLHGDPSSALLEVLDPEQNKSFYDNFLEMGYDLSKVMFIATANSLSTIQTPLLDRTEIIQIAGYTLEEKIEIAKKHLIKKQQEENGLDTKSFKLGNAELKHIIEAHTSESGVRTLEKRIASIARWVALQTALVKEYDPKISLEKVDEILGVPRPKSLSEITDAPGVVTGLAWTSVGGDILYIESILSNGKGALTMTGNLGTVMKESATIALEYIKAKHDELGIPQEDLDKKNIHVHVPEGATPKDGPSAGIAMLTSMVSSFKNKKIRPHLAMTGEITLRGKVLPVGGIKEKLLAATRAGVKDVILCEANRKDVEEIKKDYLKNLKVHYVSRMEDVIDIAIEK comes from the coding sequence ATGACAGAATTTGAAGATATAAGTTTAGAAGAAATGATCAGCGACGGTTTTGATATCGTCACTGAAGAAATCAATCTTTCCGACTTTGGAGAGACTGAAAAAAATTCCGAACAGAAAATATTCCCGATACTTCCCGTAAGAAATATGGTTATGTTCCCGAATGTGGTAATTCCTATTACCGCAGGAAGAAAAACATCTATACAACTCCTTGAGGAAGCGCAGAAAAACGGAGATTTCATCGGAATTGTAAGCCAGAAGAATTCTGACCTTGAGCAACCTACTGAAAAGGACATCTATACAACCGGTACATTAGCGAAGATCATTAAAATTATTAAGCTTCCCGAAGGTAATATTACCGCTATTACGAAAGGTTTTCATAGATTCAAAATCAAGAAGATTGTTGAGAACCAGCCTTATTTCAGAGCCGAAATAACGAAATTAAAGGATAGTAAGCCTAAAAACCAGGAGGAATACGACGCTTTATTGGAAAATATTAAAGATCTGGCTTTAAAAATCATTGAGCTGGATCCTAATATTCCTAATGCAGCTAATTTTGCAATCAAAAATATCAATAATAATGATGATCTGCTGAATTTTATATGCACCAATGCAAGCTTCCCTTCTGTAGAAAAACAAAAGCTGCTTGAGGAAAAAAGCACCATGGAAAGAGCTAACAAATGCTACGAAATGATGCATGAGGATTTCAGAAAGCTGGAGTTGAGAAACCAGATCCATCAGAAGACCTCAAAAGATCTTGATAAACAGCAAAGAGAGTATTTCCTGAACCAACAGATCAGAACCATCCAGGAAGAACTGGGTGGCGGTCCTGAAAGTGATGTGGCAGATCTTATTGCTAAAGCGAAAACAAAGAAATGGAGCCAGGAAGTTGAGGATCACTTCCAAAAGGAAATTGGCAGGCTACAAAGACAAAACCCTAATTCTCCAGACTATAATGTTCAGAGAAATTACCTGGATTTCTTTACGGACCTTCCATGGGAAACTTATACTAAAGATACTTTTGATATTGCCAAGGCTGAAAAAGTTTTAGATAAGGCTCATTTCGGACTTGAAGATATAAAGAAAAGAATTTTGGAGCACATGGCTGTTTTAAAACTGAAAAACAACATGAAATCTCCTATCCTATTATTGGTAGGCCCTCCGGGAGTAGGTAAGACTTCATTGGGTAAATCTATTGCAGATGCATTAGGCAGAAAATATGTAAGACTATCTTTAGGAGGTCTGCATGATGAAAGTGAAATCCGTGGTCACAGAAAAACCTATATAGGTGCCATGGCCGGAAGAATCCTCCAGTCTATTAAAAAGTCCGGAACTTCTAACCCGGTAATTGTTCTGGATGAGATTGACAAGATCGGACAGGGACTTCATGGAGACCCAAGCTCTGCGCTTTTAGAGGTTCTTGATCCTGAACAAAATAAATCGTTCTACGACAACTTCCTTGAAATGGGCTATGACTTGTCTAAAGTAATGTTTATTGCAACAGCAAACTCACTTTCAACGATTCAGACTCCGCTTCTGGACAGAACGGAAATTATCCAGATTGCAGGATATACCTTGGAAGAAAAAATTGAGATCGCTAAAAAACACTTAATCAAAAAGCAGCAGGAAGAGAATGGTCTTGATACAAAATCCTTCAAACTTGGAAACGCTGAACTTAAGCATATTATTGAGGCTCACACTTCTGAAAGCGGTGTAAGAACCTTAGAAAAAAGAATCGCCTCTATTGCAAGATGGGTAGCGTTGCAGACGGCTTTAGTAAAAGAATATGATCCAAAGATTTCACTGGAAAAAGTAGATGAGATTCTTGGCGTGCCAAGGCCGAAAAGCCTGTCTGAAATTACTGATGCTCCAGGAGTAGTAACAGGTCTTGCATGGACAAGTGTAGGGGGAGATATTTTATATATTGAGAGTATTCTGAGCAATGGAAAGGGAGCTTTAACGATGACCGGAAACCTTGGTACTGTAATGAAAGAATCGGCAACTATTGCATTGGAATATATTAAAGCTAAGCATGATGAATTGGGAATTCCTCAGGAGGATCTGGACAAGAAGAACATCCACGTTCACGTTCCCGAAGGTGCTACTCCCAAGGACGGACCTTCTGCCGGTATTGCCATGCTGACTTCAATGGTTTCTTCTTTTAAAAATAAAAAGATCAGACCTCACCTTGCAATGACAGGAGAAATTACCTTAAGGGGAAAAGTACTCCCTGTAGGCGGGATTAAGGAAAAACTTCTTGCAGCAACAAGAGCGGGAGTAAAAGATGTTATTCTTTGTGAAGCTAACAGAAAGGACGTGGAAGAAATCAAGAAAGATTATCTGAAAAACCTGAAAGTACACTACGTCAGCAGAATGGAAGATGTCATAGACATCGCCATTGAAAAATAA
- a CDS encoding AI-2E family transporter, with amino-acid sequence MNFLRLPFLVKLTLVVISIIGIGYLLALGQSILAPFFFAFLMAMLFLPAATFMEQKLRFPRSMSTMTSVFIMLIILAGIIYFFTNQLSDFSKDLPHLKEQLTTVFNNAQHWVSKTFNVKVDEQVDYINQGLNKLLSSSGAILGFTFGIFSTGFGFILFFTLFFIFILNYRRLLNNFIVTVFKERHKTSVQEAVNEIRVMTKKYIFGLCLQVIIVSVLTSIVLTVLGVKYAILLAVLTGLLNVIPYLGIFISLLISCFIAFATGSPSTCIYVALGYIGIHAIDGNIVLPFVVGSRVKINALFSFIGILLGEHLWGIAGMFLCIPAIAIIKIICEKVDDLKPWGKLLGEEERPNKKKKSYKISKNITLKEMD; translated from the coding sequence ATGAATTTTCTCAGACTCCCTTTTCTTGTTAAGCTTACCCTTGTTGTTATCTCGATCATTGGAATCGGATATCTTTTAGCACTGGGACAAAGTATTTTAGCTCCTTTTTTCTTTGCATTCCTGATGGCTATGCTTTTTTTACCAGCAGCCACTTTTATGGAACAGAAATTAAGATTCCCGAGATCGATGTCAACAATGACTTCAGTTTTCATTATGCTGATTATTTTAGCAGGAATTATTTATTTCTTCACAAATCAGCTATCTGATTTCAGTAAGGATCTTCCTCATCTCAAGGAGCAGCTTACCACTGTTTTTAATAATGCTCAGCACTGGGTTTCAAAAACTTTTAATGTAAAGGTAGATGAGCAGGTAGATTATATTAACCAGGGTCTGAATAAGCTTTTATCTTCTTCCGGAGCCATTTTAGGGTTTACATTTGGAATCTTTTCAACAGGTTTTGGGTTTATCTTATTCTTCACCCTCTTCTTTATTTTTATTTTAAATTACAGGAGGTTATTGAATAACTTTATTGTTACGGTGTTTAAAGAAAGGCATAAAACAAGTGTTCAGGAAGCGGTAAATGAAATCCGTGTAATGACCAAGAAGTATATCTTCGGGCTTTGTCTTCAGGTTATTATCGTATCTGTCCTTACCTCTATTGTTCTTACCGTTTTAGGGGTAAAATATGCGATTCTTTTAGCCGTTTTAACAGGATTATTAAATGTGATTCCTTATCTGGGCATCTTCATATCGCTGCTTATTTCTTGTTTTATTGCATTTGCAACAGGCAGCCCTTCAACATGCATCTATGTTGCTCTCGGTTATATTGGTATTCATGCTATAGATGGAAATATTGTGCTTCCGTTTGTTGTAGGTTCCCGGGTGAAGATCAATGCTTTGTTTTCCTTCATAGGAATTCTTTTAGGAGAACACCTTTGGGGAATTGCCGGAATGTTTCTTTGTATTCCTGCTATTGCCATTATTAAAATTATCTGCGAAAAAGTTGATGATTTAAAACCTTGGGGAAAACTTCTTGGAGAAGAAGAAAGACCAAACAAAAAGAAAAAAAGCTACAAGATTTCAAAGAATATTACATTGAAAGAAATGGACTAA
- a CDS encoding bacteriocin-like protein — MLKNLKKLNRIDLREIQGGGGIGKCDIGPIDCPCKIPPGDPCLGGTGGGGQDYGYCPDIQANILCTETCPNGMHPYCAANA, encoded by the coding sequence ATGTTGAAAAATCTTAAAAAATTAAACCGAATTGATCTGAGAGAAATTCAAGGAGGCGGCGGTATCGGAAAATGTGATATTGGCCCAATTGATTGTCCATGTAAAATCCCTCCCGGAGATCCTTGTTTAGGAGGTACTGGTGGGGGCGGACAGGACTACGGATACTGTCCGGATATACAAGCTAATATTCTTTGTACAGAAACCTGCCCAAATGGAATGCATCCATATTGTGCTGCGAATGCATAA
- a CDS encoding MauE/DoxX family redox-associated membrane protein, with product MKIIKLIICILFGVMFINAGLDKFFHYNPAPPLTEAQMKLYAAFGEIGWLLPLVGTVEVIGGLLFIFPKTRALGAIIILPVLTGILIHNVYRDPSTTGICISGILFLINIWILIDNREKYKKLVG from the coding sequence ATGAAAATCATTAAACTTATCATCTGTATTTTATTTGGAGTCATGTTTATCAATGCAGGATTAGACAAGTTCTTTCACTACAATCCGGCTCCTCCACTCACTGAGGCACAAATGAAACTATATGCAGCATTTGGGGAAATAGGATGGTTATTACCATTGGTAGGAACTGTGGAAGTAATAGGCGGACTATTATTTATCTTTCCAAAAACAAGGGCATTAGGCGCCATCATTATTCTTCCTGTTTTGACAGGAATTCTGATCCATAATGTGTACCGAGATCCCTCAACCACTGGAATCTGTATTTCCGGAATCCTTTTCCTGATCAACATCTGGATATTGATTGATAACAGGGAAAAATATAAAAAACTGGTTGGATAA
- a CDS encoding acyl-CoA dehydrogenase family protein yields the protein MSNTFSKIRNAIGLFTSIDFDQLSAISQKVDLPKLMHNFSKLDDKQLAGLMKMLDPEKKKKELPPIDGDFYDIYHTLTPEQREIQLKVRAFMEKEVKPLVNHYWLRDEFPFELIPKFQKLDICGVTYEGYGCPGMPFLMEGVIAMEMARIDASIATFFGVQSGLAMGSIYICGSEEQKQRWLPQMQTFEKIGAFGLTEPEVGSGAAGGLTVTCKKTEEGWILNGQKKWIGNATFADLVIIWAKDLDSGEVKGFIVEKDNPGYSVEKIKGKMALRIVQNGLITLKDCLVTEENRLQNANSFKDTGKVLRMTRAGVAWMATGCARGAYESALAYTRKREQFGKPIASFQMIQGHLVEMLSNLTAMQTMVFRLSEMQDEGILKDEHASLAKVFCTLRTRDIVSRAREVMGGNGILLEYDVARFVADAEAIYSYEGTKEINSLIVGRSITGFSAFI from the coding sequence ATGTCAAATACCTTTTCTAAAATCAGAAATGCAATAGGACTATTCACATCCATAGATTTTGATCAGTTAAGTGCGATTTCGCAAAAAGTAGATTTGCCTAAACTGATGCATAATTTTTCAAAATTGGATGATAAACAGCTTGCCGGGCTTATGAAAATGCTTGATCCCGAAAAGAAAAAAAAGGAACTTCCTCCCATTGATGGTGATTTTTATGATATTTACCATACTTTAACTCCTGAACAGCGGGAAATACAGCTGAAGGTAAGGGCTTTTATGGAAAAAGAGGTGAAACCACTGGTTAATCATTATTGGCTCAGAGACGAGTTTCCTTTCGAGCTGATTCCGAAATTTCAAAAACTGGATATCTGTGGAGTAACTTATGAAGGATACGGCTGCCCGGGAATGCCTTTTCTGATGGAAGGTGTTATTGCTATGGAAATGGCAAGAATTGATGCTTCAATTGCCACCTTTTTTGGTGTACAGTCTGGGTTGGCAATGGGTTCTATCTATATTTGCGGTTCAGAAGAACAGAAACAAAGATGGCTTCCGCAGATGCAGACATTTGAAAAAATAGGAGCTTTTGGTTTGACTGAACCGGAGGTTGGATCCGGCGCTGCCGGCGGACTTACTGTTACCTGTAAGAAAACAGAAGAAGGCTGGATTTTAAATGGCCAGAAAAAATGGATCGGAAATGCAACTTTTGCTGATCTTGTGATTATCTGGGCAAAAGATTTAGATAGTGGAGAAGTGAAAGGATTTATTGTTGAAAAAGATAATCCCGGATATTCTGTTGAGAAAATTAAAGGGAAAATGGCCCTGAGAATTGTTCAGAACGGATTGATTACGCTTAAAGATTGTTTGGTTACAGAAGAAAACCGCCTTCAAAATGCCAATTCATTTAAAGATACAGGAAAAGTACTGAGAATGACGAGAGCAGGAGTGGCGTGGATGGCAACAGGATGTGCAAGAGGAGCCTATGAAAGCGCTTTAGCTTATACCAGAAAAAGAGAACAGTTCGGAAAACCGATTGCTTCCTTTCAGATGATTCAGGGGCATCTTGTGGAAATGTTGTCTAATCTTACCGCTATGCAGACCATGGTCTTTAGATTATCTGAAATGCAGGATGAAGGCATTCTCAAAGATGAGCATGCTTCACTAGCCAAGGTTTTCTGTACATTAAGAACGCGTGATATCGTTTCCAGAGCAAGAGAAGTAATGGGGGGTAATGGTATTCTCCTGGAATATGATGTTGCCCGTTTCGTGGCAGATGCCGAAGCTATTTATTCTTATGAAGGAACAAAAGAAATTAACTCGCTCATCGTAGGACGTTCGATCACGGGGTTCAGTGCCTTTATATAA
- a CDS encoding DUF4349 domain-containing protein yields the protein MKTNYITLSLSAVLLLGVYSCKKGEAASHELKSFEATTDSAAVAADSVSSAASMEVKDKKFIKTADVNMEVKDVYNATIAIEKSAQDLGGFVTKSNLQSNVVYEDTYNTSDTEAMLIKKYRSENTMQVRVPTEKLGEFLTFINTNKLFLNSRSINAEDVTANIRYSELEAKRNQKTSENIDKIKTNKDKVTLDNNNMAEGNLQKLNTMSMADSLKYSTVDIYIKEPKLRIAEISVTNTDSIDNKYKYNFIHDAKDGFVYGFYLIQRIIIGLINIWPIILVAAAAIYFLRKRRSKRSGLYKSMEQNS from the coding sequence ATGAAAACGAATTACATTACATTATCATTATCAGCTGTTCTTTTACTGGGAGTTTATTCATGTAAAAAAGGAGAAGCTGCCAGCCATGAACTCAAAAGTTTTGAAGCAACAACAGATTCAGCCGCTGTGGCAGCAGACAGTGTTTCATCTGCCGCCAGTATGGAAGTAAAAGACAAAAAGTTTATTAAAACTGCAGATGTCAATATGGAAGTGAAGGATGTTTACAATGCTACTATTGCTATTGAAAAATCTGCGCAGGATCTTGGAGGTTTTGTCACCAAAAGTAATCTTCAGAGCAATGTTGTTTATGAAGACACTTACAATACTTCCGACACTGAAGCCATGCTCATAAAAAAATACAGAAGTGAAAATACAATGCAGGTACGTGTGCCCACTGAAAAGCTTGGGGAGTTTCTAACATTTATCAACACCAATAAGTTATTTCTTAATTCAAGATCCATTAATGCAGAAGATGTTACAGCCAATATCAGATATTCGGAACTGGAAGCTAAAAGAAATCAGAAGACCTCGGAAAATATTGATAAGATAAAAACCAACAAAGACAAAGTAACCTTAGATAACAACAATATGGCTGAAGGGAATCTTCAAAAGCTGAATACCATGAGTATGGCTGACAGCCTGAAGTACAGCACGGTTGATATCTATATTAAAGAACCTAAATTACGCATTGCAGAAATTTCTGTAACCAACACAGACAGCATTGATAATAAATATAAATACAACTTTATTCATGATGCAAAAGATGGCTTTGTTTATGGATTTTATCTGATTCAAAGAATTATTATAGGACTTATCAACATTTGGCCAATTATATTAGTCGCCGCAGCAGCCATTTATTTCCTAAGAAAAAGAAGATCAAAAAGATCTGGCCTTTATAAATCTATGGAACAGAACTCCTAA
- a CDS encoding TraB/GumN family protein produces the protein MKTLMKFGFTALAAIHFTTASAQNKNTESENSLLWEVSGNGLSKPSYIAGTFHILCNKDFEIKQKTWNALNQAENFVMEINYTDQNEMAAMQKMMASDKKISEQLNSAEAKELDKILADYGTDLKNVDNYSPQALYALIATKAIPCPQNEVKMYEIELLKEALKNKKSVNGLEKVDDQTYAIGQSYNLKEVISQLKLSNEYTIASQKMTEAFKNENVKKLDQLIKDRKFMNKKQEKFMLTERNIKWAEKMPEIMKKQSSFFAVGGGHLWGDNGLISLLKAKGYTVKPISNL, from the coding sequence ATGAAAACTTTAATGAAATTTGGATTTACAGCATTAGCAGCAATACATTTCACAACAGCAAGTGCACAGAACAAGAACACCGAAAGTGAAAACAGCCTGCTTTGGGAGGTATCCGGAAACGGACTTTCCAAACCATCCTATATTGCCGGAACATTTCATATCTTATGCAACAAAGATTTTGAGATAAAACAAAAAACCTGGAACGCCCTTAATCAAGCTGAAAACTTTGTAATGGAAATCAATTACACAGACCAAAATGAAATGGCTGCCATGCAGAAAATGATGGCTTCAGATAAAAAAATCTCGGAACAACTGAATTCTGCAGAGGCAAAAGAACTGGATAAAATACTTGCTGATTACGGAACAGATCTGAAAAACGTTGACAATTACAGCCCGCAGGCTCTTTATGCTCTTATCGCCACAAAAGCCATCCCATGCCCGCAGAATGAAGTGAAAATGTATGAAATTGAATTGCTAAAAGAGGCTTTGAAAAACAAGAAAAGTGTGAATGGCCTGGAAAAAGTTGATGATCAAACATATGCCATTGGGCAATCATACAATTTGAAGGAAGTGATCTCTCAGCTGAAATTAAGTAACGAATATACCATCGCTTCACAAAAAATGACGGAAGCATTTAAGAATGAAAATGTAAAAAAGCTGGATCAGCTTATTAAAGACCGTAAATTCATGAATAAAAAGCAGGAAAAATTCATGCTGACTGAGCGAAATATAAAATGGGCAGAAAAAATGCCCGAAATCATGAAAAAACAAAGTTCTTTCTTTGCAGTAGGAGGTGGACATTTATGGGGTGATAACGGACTTATCAGCCTCCTTAAAGCAAAAGGATATACAGTAAAGCCTATATCCAACTTATAA
- a CDS encoding RNA polymerase sigma factor codes for MSTPTETAFLQLVNQHKGILYKASRIYADSIEDREDLQQEILIQLWKSYQNFKGNSEFSTWMYRVAINTAITYLKKEKQRTKNHTDSPHHFEVQQEDYNPTKDKQLEIFYGAVQQLNALEKAVIFYFMEGMSHREIGNNLGLSEGNARVKLNRTKEKIQQIIKKSGYEF; via the coding sequence GTGAGTACTCCAACTGAAACAGCCTTTTTACAGCTTGTCAACCAACACAAAGGCATTTTATACAAAGCTTCCCGGATCTATGCAGATTCCATAGAAGACCGGGAAGACCTTCAGCAGGAAATCCTTATCCAGCTGTGGAAATCCTATCAGAACTTTAAAGGAAACAGTGAATTTTCTACCTGGATGTATCGCGTTGCTATCAACACTGCCATTACCTATTTAAAGAAAGAAAAGCAGAGAACAAAAAACCATACAGATTCTCCCCACCATTTTGAGGTACAGCAGGAAGATTACAATCCTACAAAAGATAAACAGCTCGAAATCTTTTATGGTGCCGTTCAGCAACTGAACGCTCTGGAAAAAGCCGTTATCTTTTATTTCATGGAAGGAATGTCACATAGGGAAATTGGAAACAACCTTGGTCTCAGCGAGGGCAATGCCCGTGTAAAGCTTAACAGAACAAAAGAAAAAATACAGCAAATCATAAAAAAATCAGGTTATGAATTTTGA
- the pgi gene encoding glucose-6-phosphate isomerase encodes MLSKINPIQTNSWKALDEHFASNDLELRSLFQYNPNRFKEFSLQKDNYLFDYSKNLIDSRTKELLLQLAEECQLKDAISKMFSGDKINETEGRAVLHTALRDFSDREILVDGENIKPQIKRVLEHMKVFSEKVISGDHKGFSGKEITDVVNIGIGGSDLGPVMVCSALKHFKTRLDVHFVSNVDGNHIAEVVKNLNPETTLFIIASKTFTTQETMTNANSAKDWFLKAGKQEDVAKHFVALSTNIEAVKQFGIAEENIFEFWDWVGGRYSLWSAIGLSIVLAVGYENFEQLLKGAFDTDQHFQTEDFSENVPVLMGLLGIWYRNFYAATSYAILPYSQYLDRFAAYLQQGDMESNGKCVDRNGEFVEYETGPIIWGEPGTNGQHAFYQLIHQGTELIPADFIAYAKSCNEVSDHQDKLLANFFAQTEALAFGKTEEEVEEELRNAGKSDEEINKLLNYKVFHGNTPTNSILFKELTPFSLGQLIAMYEHKIFVQGVIWNIFSFDQFGVELGKVLANKILPELESNETITSHDSSTNGLINYYKGNK; translated from the coding sequence ATGCTATCAAAAATAAATCCTATACAAACCAACAGCTGGAAAGCCCTTGATGAACATTTTGCATCCAATGATCTTGAACTTAGAAGCCTTTTCCAGTATAACCCTAACCGTTTTAAAGAATTCTCTCTGCAAAAGGACAATTATCTTTTTGATTATTCTAAAAACCTGATTGACTCCAGAACAAAAGAACTTTTATTGCAACTGGCAGAAGAATGCCAGCTAAAAGATGCTATTTCTAAGATGTTCTCTGGTGACAAAATTAATGAAACAGAAGGAAGAGCTGTTCTACATACTGCTTTAAGAGACTTTTCCGATCGTGAAATTCTTGTTGACGGCGAAAATATCAAGCCGCAGATCAAAAGAGTTTTAGAACACATGAAAGTTTTTTCTGAAAAAGTAATTTCAGGAGATCACAAAGGATTCAGCGGAAAAGAAATTACAGATGTAGTTAACATCGGAATCGGAGGCTCAGATCTGGGACCTGTAATGGTTTGTTCGGCTTTAAAACATTTTAAGACAAGACTGGATGTTCATTTTGTTTCCAATGTGGACGGAAATCATATTGCGGAAGTTGTTAAAAACCTAAATCCTGAAACTACACTGTTCATCATTGCTTCCAAAACGTTTACGACCCAGGAAACAATGACCAATGCCAACTCGGCAAAAGACTGGTTCCTTAAAGCAGGAAAACAGGAAGATGTTGCAAAACACTTTGTGGCTTTATCTACTAATATTGAAGCGGTTAAACAGTTCGGAATTGCAGAAGAAAACATTTTTGAATTCTGGGATTGGGTTGGCGGAAGATACTCGCTTTGGAGTGCTATTGGATTAAGCATTGTTTTGGCCGTAGGGTATGAAAACTTTGAACAGCTTTTAAAAGGGGCTTTTGATACTGACCAACACTTCCAGACTGAAGATTTTTCCGAGAACGTTCCTGTATTAATGGGCCTTTTGGGAATCTGGTACCGTAATTTTTATGCAGCAACAAGCTATGCTATTCTTCCGTATTCACAATACCTGGACAGATTTGCAGCTTATCTTCAGCAGGGAGATATGGAAAGTAACGGAAAATGTGTAGACAGAAACGGTGAATTCGTAGAATACGAAACAGGACCTATCATTTGGGGAGAACCTGGAACTAACGGACAACACGCATTTTACCAACTGATCCACCAGGGCACAGAATTGATTCCTGCAGACTTTATTGCTTACGCTAAGAGCTGTAATGAAGTTTCCGATCATCAGGATAAATTATTAGCCAACTTCTTTGCACAAACAGAGGCTCTTGCTTTTGGAAAAACAGAAGAGGAAGTAGAAGAAGAACTTAGGAACGCAGGAAAATCTGACGAAGAAATAAATAAATTATTAAACTATAAAGTTTTCCACGGGAACACCCCAACTAACTCTATATTATTCAAGGAATTAACTCCTTTTTCATTGGGGCAGTTAATTGCTATGTATGAACATAAAATCTTCGTTCAGGGGGTTATCTGGAATATTTTCAGCTTCGATCAGTTTGGAGTGGAATTAGGTAAAGTATTAGCTAACAAAATCTTACCTGAGCTTGAAAGCAATGAGACAATTACCTCACATGACAGTTCTACAAACGGATTGATTAATTATTATAAAGGAAATAAATAG
- a CDS encoding class I SAM-dependent methyltransferase gives MSALRSYYYKLSPGFRLLGRKLYYFPIDLYEGITGKRAKNEPKKGDIYVGSSDFIPHGIRQMNALKKHIALKNTDHVLDIGCGIGRTAVALSGFIDKGTYDGFDAVEKGIKWCDKHIHTKYPNFNFKFTPIYNDLYNTFSQKAENFTFPYSDAQFDKAFLFSVFTHMQIPEIRQYLNEISRVLKSGGQCLGTFFLYDESKKEGGSMHFPHQYEGYRLMDDKVTAANIAVSVPLLNQMAQEAGLKIKTIQGGFWRNDVEKEGADEFQDIVVFEKI, from the coding sequence ATGTCTGCATTACGATCATATTATTATAAATTATCTCCAGGTTTTAGACTTTTAGGAAGAAAACTCTATTATTTTCCTATAGATCTCTATGAAGGTATTACCGGAAAAAGAGCCAAAAATGAACCTAAAAAAGGAGATATTTATGTGGGGAGCAGCGATTTTATTCCCCATGGGATCCGTCAGATGAATGCTCTGAAAAAACATATCGCACTTAAGAATACTGATCATGTTCTTGATATAGGCTGTGGAATAGGGAGAACAGCTGTTGCCCTTTCCGGATTTATTGACAAAGGAACTTATGACGGTTTTGATGCAGTAGAAAAAGGGATTAAATGGTGTGACAAACATATCCATACAAAATATCCGAATTTCAACTTTAAGTTTACACCGATTTATAATGATCTGTATAATACTTTCAGCCAGAAAGCCGAAAACTTTACGTTTCCTTACAGTGATGCGCAGTTTGACAAAGCATTTTTATTCTCTGTATTCACTCATATGCAAATCCCTGAAATCAGGCAATACCTGAATGAAATCAGCAGGGTTTTAAAAAGCGGTGGCCAATGTCTGGGTACCTTCTTCTTGTATGATGAATCTAAGAAAGAAGGTGGCAGTATGCATTTCCCGCATCAATACGAAGGCTACCGATTAATGGATGATAAAGTAACGGCAGCCAACATTGCCGTAAGTGTTCCATTGCTGAATCAAATGGCTCAGGAAGCAGGACTCAAAATAAAGACAATACAAGGAGGATTCTGGAGAAATGATGTAGAAAAGGAAGGGGCCGATGAATTTCAGGATATTGTAGTATTTGAAAAAATCTAA